One Panicum virgatum strain AP13 chromosome 9K, P.virgatum_v5, whole genome shotgun sequence genomic region harbors:
- the LOC120648246 gene encoding uncharacterized protein LOC120648246 gives MAMAKLASSSPLVLALVLVAAAMAAVATSDAGDRLCHEDLMNAAAHCQNYLTHPAEPKIPPSEKCCRAVGDVTIPCLCSFVTEQFEKGVCMEKLVFVFDYCNNPLRPGCKCGSYKVPPLGLGLEGNDC, from the exons ATGGCCATGGCAAAGCTCGCAAGCTCTTCGCCCTTGGTCCTCGCCCTCGTCTTGGtagcggcggcgatggccgccGTGGCCACCTCTGACGCCGGCGATCGCCTGTGCCACGAGGACCTGATGAACGCCGCTGCGCACTGCCAGAACTACCTGACGCACCCTGCGGAGCCCAAGATCCCTCCGTCGGAGAAATGCTGCCGCGCCGTCGGCGACGTAACGATCCCGTGCCTCTGTTCGTTCGTGACCGAGCAGTTCGAGAAGGGGGTGTGCATGGAGAAGCTCGTGTTCGTCTTCGACTACTGCAACAACCCGCTCAGGCCGGGCTGCAAGTGCGGGA gttacaAGGTTCCTCCGTTAGGCTTGGGTCTAGAAGGGAACGACTGCTGA